The following are encoded in a window of Lactobacillus intestinalis genomic DNA:
- a CDS encoding LiaF transmembrane domain-containing protein yields MRNKVSRIFWGVFFIAAATFVVLNQMGIWTYKLGFWAIIGTIVFALSLIDGIVNRRITEGVFSVAFLLMIYAQPLHITRLVPWTILLAAILISIGLGIIFRNRFHTIVYANKKIKDFREKREDFSNNLFTETVTNDQGDHVVINQTLSDVSRYIHSKELETIDVTSKFGDVNIYLDDAESKNGIVNMNLDIMMSDLDIFVPLSWQVVNYVNPGIGDLRIEGASNGGGPQLVINGRARFSDIKIKYI; encoded by the coding sequence ATGAGAAATAAAGTTTCGCGCATTTTTTGGGGCGTTTTCTTTATCGCTGCCGCAACCTTTGTTGTGCTCAATCAGATGGGGATTTGGACTTATAAACTAGGTTTTTGGGCAATTATTGGAACCATTGTCTTTGCTCTTAGCTTAATTGACGGGATTGTTAATCGCAGAATTACGGAAGGTGTCTTCTCAGTCGCATTTTTACTGATGATTTATGCACAACCGTTGCATATCACCCGTTTAGTGCCATGGACAATTCTCTTAGCTGCGATTTTGATTTCAATTGGATTGGGGATTATCTTTCGTAATCGATTTCATACGATTGTTTATGCAAATAAGAAAATTAAAGACTTTAGGGAAAAGAGAGAGGATTTTTCTAATAATCTCTTTACTGAGACGGTGACCAATGATCAAGGTGATCATGTAGTAATTAATCAAACTTTATCGGATGTCTCACGTTATATCCATTCAAAAGAGCTTGAAACTATTGATGTGACCTCCAAGTTTGGGGATGTGAACATTTATCTTGATGATGCGGAAAGCAAAAACGGCATTGTTAACATGAATTTGGACATTATGATGTCCGATTTGGATATCTTTGTGCCCTTGTCTTGGCAAGTGGTTAATTATGTTAATCCTGGAATCGGCGATTTGAGAATCGAAGGAGCTTCAAACGGTGGTGGGCCTCAACTAGTAATTAATGGGCGCGCCCGCTTTTCCGATATTAAGATTAAGTATATTTAG
- a CDS encoding class III bacteriocin encodes MINKDVNLSLMYELENLHHVVVQASDVGSKYVYALQLLHKQTDIIVYRATPNGDHVFFDEDSPLVYLTGMAGGHTQTWTYSGESDRWFVGTKPKKHGSTLWDTQIARVVLPESGTLQYDSNTEMPRLSYLNRAGYGYGDNSVAYPGKDLERLEAAVSPDYSKLLIASIDLSHTGHFALYDLNQINAALDEAEADGSDVNIQNFECLGAFNVPNFDGELIPSIQGYDLDENNNVYVSCQLGPTTDFLGLAKEGKPREIVKIPWGCADPNKWEVANLDHAHVLDSLGYVTEFESVQVLDANNIYLTVAYHRKSDLTTLKNRIYKVEGFGN; translated from the coding sequence ATGATAAATAAAGACGTTAATCTTAGTTTGATGTACGAACTTGAAAACTTACACCATGTTGTCGTTCAAGCTTCTGATGTAGGTTCAAAGTATGTTTATGCTTTGCAATTACTTCATAAACAAACTGATATTATTGTTTATCGAGCAACACCAAATGGCGACCATGTTTTCTTTGATGAAGATAGTCCTTTAGTCTATTTGACTGGAATGGCTGGAGGTCACACGCAAACCTGGACTTATTCCGGTGAAAGTGATCGCTGGTTTGTAGGGACCAAGCCTAAGAAGCATGGTAGCACTCTGTGGGACACGCAAATTGCCCGCGTAGTCCTTCCAGAAAGTGGTACTTTGCAATATGATAGCAATACTGAAATGCCGCGTTTGTCTTATTTAAACCGTGCAGGTTACGGCTACGGCGATAATAGTGTCGCTTATCCTGGAAAAGACTTAGAACGGCTTGAGGCTGCAGTTTCACCAGATTATTCTAAGCTTTTGATTGCAAGTATCGACTTATCGCACACTGGTCACTTTGCATTGTATGATTTGAATCAAATCAATGCGGCTTTGGACGAAGCAGAAGCTGATGGCTCTGATGTGAATATTCAAAACTTTGAATGTTTAGGTGCCTTCAATGTTCCTAACTTTGATGGAGAACTTATTCCTTCAATTCAAGGTTATGATCTTGATGAAAACAATAATGTGTATGTTTCTTGTCAATTGGGACCAACAACGGACTTCTTAGGGCTTGCTAAGGAAGGTAAGCCACGTGAAATTGTGAAGATTCCATGGGGATGCGCAGATCCAAACAAGTGGGAAGTTGCTAACTTGGACCATGCCCATGTGCTTGATTCTTTAGGCTATGTGACTGAATTTGAAAGTGTTCAAGTTCTTGATGCCAATAACATTTATTTGACAGTGGCCTACCACCGCAAGAGTGACTTAACTACTTTAAAGAATAGAATTTACAAAGTTGAAGGCTTCGGCAATTAA
- a CDS encoding garvicin Q family class II bacteriocin, with product MKKNKFTKCSKILLASVLLLPVMNLKSIPVHAQTQTTVATNQKVTTESVTKEQAIKDGQKLTSSQLRSMSQYIRIVNNQYVLQVPEDSGIPKSAVQAEQEVLTVFNRMVKENGAVLISDDSGEDEVSDFPFVSFARRSRKSHKRHKIEIVGYGSNGYCYRDSHGRFHYRVTKNIGQATWDTIVYGWGTTDVG from the coding sequence ATGAAGAAAAACAAGTTTACAAAGTGTAGTAAAATATTATTAGCATCGGTTTTATTACTTCCTGTTATGAACTTAAAATCAATTCCAGTTCATGCTCAAACACAAACTACGGTTGCTACTAATCAAAAAGTAACAACTGAAAGTGTCACAAAAGAACAAGCTATAAAAGATGGACAAAAATTAACATCTTCTCAGTTGCGTTCTATGAGTCAATATATTCGTATTGTAAATAATCAATATGTCTTACAAGTGCCAGAAGATAGTGGAATACCAAAATCTGCTGTTCAAGCTGAACAAGAAGTTTTAACAGTTTTTAATAGAATGGTAAAAGAGAATGGTGCTGTATTAATTTCTGATGATTCTGGTGAGGATGAAGTCAGCGATTTCCCATTTGTTTCATTTGCTAGAAGATCTAGAAAATCTCATAAACGTCATAAGATAGAAATTGTAGGATATGGATCAAATGGATATTGTTATAGAGATAGCCATGGAAGATTTCACTATAGAGTTACAAAAAATATTGGTCAAGCTACATGGGATACCATTGTTTATGGGTGGGGAACTACAGATGTAGGATAA
- a CDS encoding bacteriocin immunity protein: MSQNKSHPEIALLNRVTDLLMDNDTKNNEREILLYAKHQLEHHVYLPNLIWHLKNILTPLAIGSKLSPGMGKLYCDIVAGNIGKPGDLRSGIGMGAIYGGFFHGI; the protein is encoded by the coding sequence ATGAGTCAAAATAAATCACATCCAGAGATTGCTTTATTAAATAGAGTTACAGACTTATTAATGGACAATGACACCAAAAATAATGAACGTGAGATTTTATTGTATGCCAAGCATCAATTAGAGCATCATGTTTATTTGCCAAATTTGATCTGGCATTTGAAAAATATTTTGACCCCACTGGCAATTGGAAGTAAGTTATCACCTGGAATGGGAAAATTATACTGTGATATTGTTGCCGGTAACATTGGCAAGCCTGGCGATTTACGGTCTGGTATCGGCATGGGAGCGATATATGGTGGCTTTTTCCATGGAATATAA
- a CDS encoding sensor histidine kinase, which yields MKVLEIQSFLSPIVDLWIFYKISNIKYNKKDLLFSIGFVFGSVLLANLIENDVGVSLLQILILCGFYLPLHKNKVILGASSVVEVIDLLFSIIVTLCIYGFGITSENYFLFLSFFIIYTVIIIFVHKYHKNIYKLLSDDNNVIFIYLMIYIYLSGEVISYFADKEKAIRLVFEVYASLLILQILFAVLAYTTTVRIQKKLMTRQEQREQKLQLELANADRKAQEAKNRELTLKQDQLKSEMQQLQEYTDYLDKNEDDLRKFKHDYQNILNSLKISAEEGNTQEVVDELTKYTNTQFNQKALRKYKGVNHIQDKNLKSIAIAKLSKLYNADINYSFACEKEIDQIPHSVDSLDLIRIIGIAFDNAVEESQLLIKETGDQSSAQVDAMYYQEDGDFEFEIRNQIRATKINADKISQKNYTTKQHHMGLGLVNVQEIAHKYEESMIIDYSVEDGWFIFNLTILPDGIEE from the coding sequence ATGAAAGTATTGGAAATCCAATCATTTTTATCCCCTATAGTTGATTTATGGATTTTTTATAAAATTAGTAATATAAAATACAATAAAAAAGATCTGCTATTTTCTATTGGATTTGTATTTGGTTCTGTATTATTGGCTAATTTAATTGAGAATGATGTAGGAGTTAGTTTACTTCAAATTTTAATCCTTTGTGGATTTTATTTGCCTCTTCATAAAAATAAGGTAATTTTGGGTGCAAGCTCTGTAGTTGAAGTAATTGATTTATTATTTTCTATAATTGTTACTTTATGCATTTATGGTTTTGGCATTACAAGTGAAAACTATTTTCTATTTTTATCATTTTTTATAATTTATACTGTAATAATTATTTTTGTACACAAGTATCATAAAAATATCTATAAATTATTAAGTGATGACAATAATGTAATATTTATCTATTTAATGATTTATATTTATTTATCCGGAGAAGTTATTTCATATTTTGCGGATAAAGAAAAAGCAATAAGACTAGTATTTGAAGTTTATGCAAGTTTGTTAATACTTCAAATACTTTTTGCTGTTTTAGCCTATACTACGACGGTTCGAATTCAAAAAAAGCTCATGACTCGACAAGAACAGCGTGAGCAAAAATTACAATTAGAGCTTGCTAATGCAGACAGAAAGGCTCAAGAAGCTAAAAATCGCGAGCTGACATTGAAGCAAGATCAATTGAAGTCAGAAATGCAACAATTGCAAGAATATACTGATTATCTAGATAAGAACGAAGACGATCTGCGTAAGTTTAAACACGATTATCAAAATATCTTAAACAGTCTAAAAATTAGTGCTGAGGAAGGTAATACGCAAGAAGTTGTAGATGAATTGACCAAGTATACTAACACTCAATTTAATCAAAAAGCTCTCCGTAAATATAAAGGTGTGAATCATATCCAAGATAAAAACTTAAAGAGTATCGCAATCGCTAAATTATCCAAACTCTATAATGCAGATATTAACTACAGTTTTGCGTGTGAGAAAGAGATAGATCAAATTCCGCATAGTGTAGATTCCTTAGATCTGATTAGAATTATTGGTATCGCTTTTGATAATGCTGTTGAAGAAAGTCAGTTACTAATTAAGGAAACTGGAGATCAATCAAGTGCACAAGTAGATGCAATGTATTATCAAGAAGACGGAGACTTTGAATTTGAGATTCGTAATCAAATTCGAGCTACAAAAATTAATGCTGATAAAATTAGTCAAAAGAATTACACCACTAAACAGCATCATATGGGTTTGGGTCTGGTCAATGTGCAAGAGATAGCGCATAAGTACGAAGAAAGTATGATTATTGATTATTCGGTAGAAGACGGTTGGTTTATATTCAATCTAACAATTTTACCCGATGGAATTGAGGAGTAA
- a CDS encoding LytR/AlgR family response regulator transcription factor, protein MKYPVFICDDDQQQIELTKKILGAAEMILSDDEKIEFDIGSATNYLDAVNYLKEQKLDGGIYFLDVELGESTENDSGFDLAALIKKRDERAQIIFVTSHADLSLITFRRRLGPIDYIVKTGDIDEFRKTMVKTVEVAIYNLHKFNYMKAMTFSYKIGRLVRNVNIDDIIYLTTTPTPHKLLMIRQTGESQLLGSINQFDNENPMLEKISQSCLANPKNIQSIDLLERKVLFINGDVETFARSSIKRMRELLTKYNYTTEELAKREDSIE, encoded by the coding sequence ATGAAGTATCCAGTATTTATTTGCGATGATGATCAGCAACAAATCGAGTTAACTAAGAAGATTTTAGGTGCAGCTGAAATGATCTTATCGGACGATGAAAAAATTGAGTTCGATATTGGTTCTGCTACTAATTATTTAGATGCTGTTAATTACCTAAAAGAGCAAAAGCTTGATGGAGGTATTTATTTTTTAGATGTAGAACTAGGTGAAAGTACTGAAAATGATAGCGGTTTTGATTTGGCTGCTCTCATTAAGAAGCGTGACGAACGTGCCCAGATTATCTTTGTAACTAGTCATGCTGATTTGTCATTAATTACATTTAGAAGACGATTAGGGCCAATTGATTATATTGTCAAAACTGGCGATATTGATGAATTTCGTAAGACGATGGTAAAGACCGTTGAAGTGGCTATCTATAATTTACATAAGTTCAACTACATGAAGGCCATGACCTTTTCTTATAAAATTGGTCGTTTAGTAAGAAATGTGAATATTGATGACATTATTTACTTAACTACAACGCCAACTCCACACAAACTCTTAATGATTAGACAGACCGGAGAATCTCAATTATTAGGTAGCATTAATCAATTCGACAATGAAAATCCAATGTTGGAGAAGATAAGTCAGTCTTGTTTAGCTAACCCTAAGAATATCCAATCAATAGACTTATTGGAACGTAAAGTTTTATTTATTAATGGAGACGTAGAGACATTCGCTCGTTCCAGCATTAAAAGAATGCGAGAATTACTTACTAAGTACAATTACACGACTGAAGAACTTGCTAAACGAGAGGACAGTATAGAATGA
- a CDS encoding peptide cleavage/export ABC transporter: MNIFKYRSIYIPQVDETDCGAACLAMILKYYHSRISIAHLRHIAKTNTEGTTAFGLVKTAESFNMEVQAVKADMSLFNMEDIQYPFIVHVVKEGSLLHYYVVLKSTKNKIVIADPDPTSGIKKISKKAFEKEWTGVTLLMIPKSNFKVIKEKKTNLISLLPYLFKQKTLIKNIILATILVTLISIGTSYFVQGLIDTYIPNEAYTILSILAIGLLIAYVFNSIFQYGQQVLLNILGQRLSIDLNLQYIRHVFELPMEFFTTRKTGEITSRFSDASRIIDALARMVISLFLALSIVILMGIVLALQNMTLFLITLFSIPIYAIIILGFTKKFEKLNNDQMESNAVVSSSIIEDIQGIETIKALNSEQIRYRKIDEQFVDYLRKAFKYSKNETLQTVLKTFVRLALNIVVLWVGAIIVMHNQMSIGQLMAFNALLAYFVDPLQNIINLQPTLQAANVAQNRLNEVYLVKSEFNKTASINKIQQIEGDIHLTHVYYRYGYGSDVLQNISLKISPGEKLTIVGMSGSGKSTLVKLLVAFYSPTKGKLTFNNKAVSNIDKHILRSYVNYVPQIPCVFSGTIKENLLLGSRPHISDEEIKKACQIAEIKDDIEKLPLQYDTPLDENAKVLSGGQKQRLTIARALLTPAKVLILDEATSGLDTITEKKVVNNLLQLKDKTIIFIAHRLSIAKKTDNIIVLSKGQIVEHGSHKELMAAQGYYYNLVKS; this comes from the coding sequence ATGAATATTTTCAAATATAGGTCAATCTATATTCCGCAAGTTGATGAAACCGACTGTGGAGCTGCCTGTTTAGCAATGATTTTAAAATATTATCATTCACGAATTTCTATAGCTCATTTAAGACATATCGCTAAAACTAATACTGAAGGTACGACGGCTTTTGGACTAGTTAAGACTGCTGAAAGTTTTAATATGGAGGTACAAGCAGTAAAGGCAGATATGTCTTTATTTAATATGGAAGACATTCAATATCCCTTTATAGTTCATGTGGTAAAAGAGGGAAGTCTTTTACACTATTATGTTGTACTTAAAAGTACTAAGAATAAGATTGTTATTGCTGATCCGGACCCTACTAGTGGAATTAAAAAGATATCTAAAAAAGCATTTGAAAAGGAGTGGACAGGTGTCACTTTATTGATGATTCCAAAATCTAATTTTAAAGTAATAAAAGAAAAGAAGACTAATCTTATATCTCTTTTACCTTATTTGTTTAAGCAGAAAACTTTAATTAAAAATATTATTTTAGCCACGATACTCGTAACTTTAATTAGTATAGGGACTTCGTATTTTGTTCAAGGCCTAATTGATACTTATATTCCAAATGAAGCCTACACAATTTTATCTATTTTAGCTATTGGATTATTAATAGCATATGTATTTAATTCTATTTTTCAATATGGCCAACAAGTTTTGTTAAATATATTAGGGCAACGTTTGTCTATAGATCTTAACTTGCAATACATTAGGCATGTGTTTGAACTTCCAATGGAATTTTTTACTACGCGTAAAACAGGAGAGATTACATCTCGATTTTCTGATGCTAGTAGGATTATTGATGCTTTGGCCAGAATGGTGATCTCTTTATTTCTTGCTTTATCGATTGTAATTTTGATGGGAATAGTTTTAGCACTTCAAAATATGACTTTATTTTTAATTACACTTTTTTCTATTCCAATCTATGCAATCATTATTCTCGGATTTACGAAAAAATTTGAAAAGCTAAATAATGATCAAATGGAAAGTAATGCAGTAGTAAGTTCTTCAATTATTGAAGATATTCAAGGAATAGAAACTATTAAAGCATTAAACAGTGAACAGATTCGATATCGTAAAATTGATGAGCAATTTGTTGATTATTTAAGAAAGGCTTTCAAGTATAGTAAGAATGAGACCTTACAAACAGTACTGAAGACTTTTGTTCGCTTGGCATTAAATATAGTTGTCTTGTGGGTAGGGGCAATTATTGTAATGCATAACCAAATGTCCATTGGTCAATTAATGGCCTTTAATGCATTATTAGCTTATTTTGTTGATCCATTGCAGAATATAATTAATTTACAGCCTACTCTTCAAGCTGCCAATGTGGCTCAAAATCGTTTAAATGAAGTTTATTTAGTTAAAAGCGAATTTAATAAAACAGCCTCTATTAATAAAATTCAACAAATTGAAGGAGATATTCATTTGACGCATGTTTATTATCGCTATGGATATGGGAGTGATGTCTTACAAAATATAAGTCTTAAAATAAGCCCTGGTGAAAAATTAACTATTGTGGGAATGAGTGGTTCTGGTAAATCAACATTAGTTAAATTATTGGTGGCTTTTTATAGTCCTACAAAAGGTAAGCTAACCTTTAATAATAAAGCAGTAAGTAATATTGATAAGCATATTCTTCGCTCTTATGTAAATTATGTACCGCAAATTCCATGTGTATTTTCAGGAACGATTAAAGAAAATTTGTTATTAGGTAGTCGACCTCATATTTCTGATGAAGAAATAAAAAAAGCATGTCAAATTGCAGAAATTAAAGATGATATTGAAAAATTACCGTTGCAATATGACACTCCACTTGATGAAAATGCAAAGGTACTATCAGGAGGTCAAAAGCAACGCTTAACGATTGCTAGAGCTCTTTTAACACCTGCTAAGGTATTGATTTTAGATGAAGCGACTAGTGGATTAGATACTATTACTGAGAAAAAGGTAGTAAATAACTTACTTCAGCTTAAAGATAAAACTATTATTTTTATAGCCCATCGCTTATCTATCGCTAAAAAAACAGATAACATTATAGTTTTAAGTAAAGGCCAAATTGTTGAACATGGGAGTCATAAAGAACTGATGGCAGCACAGGGCTATTATTATAATTTAGTAAAAAGTTAG
- a CDS encoding HlyD family efflux transporter periplasmic adaptor subunit yields the protein MDSKELESSKFYSYKFRNFSTMIIFPAFLFVIGILISSFFVMRENTVKSIGVIVPSSYHVLKDNHFVEGQHLGTGTHVTLANGEQTTLKNKGFIHIDRREVQLFPEITNHKNVMIETYIPGKQIAMIKKGQQGQFQILGDQGGSIFLKGKVIRVGEYPAYQKEASLFKVNVKIMATNSQLKILRYGMQGNCSIITGKLSYFNYLKSKILNTK from the coding sequence ATGGACAGTAAAGAGTTAGAAAGTAGTAAATTCTATTCGTATAAATTTCGAAACTTTTCTACTATGATTATTTTCCCAGCATTTCTTTTTGTAATAGGTATACTCATAAGTTCATTTTTTGTAATGCGAGAAAATACGGTTAAAAGTATAGGAGTAATAGTTCCTTCGTCGTATCACGTGTTGAAAGATAATCATTTTGTTGAAGGGCAACATCTAGGTACAGGAACACATGTAACTTTAGCTAATGGGGAACAGACCACTTTAAAAAATAAAGGATTTATTCATATCGATAGAAGAGAAGTTCAGTTGTTTCCAGAGATAACAAACCATAAAAATGTAATGATAGAAACTTACATTCCAGGCAAGCAAATAGCTATGATTAAGAAAGGTCAACAAGGGCAATTTCAAATTTTGGGGGATCAAGGTGGGTCAATTTTTCTAAAAGGTAAAGTTATTAGAGTAGGAGAATATCCTGCTTATCAAAAGGAAGCTAGTTTATTTAAAGTAAATGTGAAAATAATGGCTACAAACTCCCAATTAAAAATACTTAGATATGGGATGCAAGGAAATTGCTCTATTATTACTGGAAAATTGAGTTATTTTAATTATCTAAAGTCAAAAATTTTAAACACTAAATAG
- a CDS encoding bacteriocin, protein MVTKFKTMNLKELENTIGGRHSVPYSYGYQSGRGFKGAAAAYNIIKTVASFFE, encoded by the coding sequence ATGGTTACTAAGTTTAAAACAATGAATTTGAAAGAACTAGAAAATACTATTGGTGGTCGTCATTCTGTTCCTTATAGTTATGGTTATCAAAGTGGTAGAGGATTCAAAGGCGCAGCTGCTGCATATAATATCATTAAGACTGTTGCAAGTTTTTTTGAATAA
- a CDS encoding CPBP family intramembrane glutamic endopeptidase, which yields MKKDKYLALSEEIDFDNQAQIRKVIIRLLILEIGLQVLYQLGPVLIKLLHNHNLREFILALLIVVLAGVAIRFGYTTKVLNFSVKRYGLAKLLTIVYWVLVGFLFFGNLLTTFSVWKLPVRKIIEIALIALDAGICEEFLFRGVLFNLFVVAFRKSKYDLLWASIGNSVLFGLLHLVNLVHQPLTSTIGQIIFAIGLGLILSYLHILSNGIFWCIAFHFLQDFSPQVIHSDLGNPHISLVLSVYGPIILFMVLCIYLFNHELMDSLKQ from the coding sequence GTGAAAAAAGATAAATATTTAGCTTTATCGGAAGAAATAGACTTTGATAATCAAGCCCAGATAAGAAAAGTCATCATCCGATTATTAATTCTTGAAATTGGCTTACAAGTTTTGTATCAACTTGGGCCCGTTCTAATAAAACTATTGCATAACCATAATTTACGCGAATTCATATTAGCCTTGTTGATAGTAGTCTTAGCAGGGGTAGCGATTAGATTTGGCTATACAACTAAAGTGCTGAATTTTTCAGTAAAACGCTATGGATTAGCAAAATTGCTAACGATTGTATATTGGGTGCTGGTAGGCTTTTTGTTTTTCGGTAATCTACTGACAACTTTCTCTGTTTGGAAATTGCCTGTAAGAAAGATTATCGAAATTGCCTTGATTGCTTTAGATGCCGGAATTTGTGAAGAATTCCTATTTCGAGGAGTTTTGTTCAACTTATTTGTAGTTGCTTTTCGTAAAAGTAAGTATGATTTGTTATGGGCTTCAATTGGCAACTCTGTCTTATTTGGCTTATTGCATTTGGTTAATTTGGTTCATCAACCCTTGACATCCACAATTGGACAAATTATTTTTGCTATTGGCTTAGGGCTAATTTTGAGCTACTTGCACATCCTGTCTAATGGAATATTTTGGTGTATAGCTTTTCACTTCTTGCAAGACTTTTCTCCGCAAGTTATTCACTCAGACCTAGGGAATCCCCATATTTCGCTAGTGTTGTCTGTATATGGACCTATAATCCTTTTCATGGTGCTTTGTATATATTTGTTCAACCATGAATTAATGGATTCTTTAAAGCAATGA
- a CDS encoding heavy metal translocating P-type ATPase codes for MIKVQQFFIKYQRIILTINTIMILLAEAFKWLFHINIAYQILMLVIGIIGLIPILMTAISSLKVKLVSIDVLVSLAVIGAIIIGEYNEAAIVTWLFSLGEVLEELTLKKTRKAVADLTKMAPQTALVLQDDGTTEEEDVDFVDPGEKILIKTGDQVPVDGKIVSGSGYLNEANVNGESKPANKKKGDSVYAGTILDDGTLTVETTAAGEDTTFGKIIEMVEEAQDSKSHTEKLINHFAQYYTPAVLVIAIVVGLITKNFKLAITVMVLGCPGALVIGVPVSTVAGIGNGAKNGVMFKGSQVMDATRKVDEIAFDKTGTLTVGYPEVNEIHILNGDRNEIINLAVSIEARSNHPLAKAIAKLSDEKINHITTNTIKGKGISATLENDKYYLGNLALIEEHTFVNAKLTKVVNKLGNLGNSIVIFSNTDQSMLAAFGIKDRLRPESKAALLKLKQLGIKKLVMLSGDNQETAKQIAAELPIDEVHGQMLPADKAQFVKKEQANGHHIAFIGDGVNDSPALANADVAIAIGSGTDVAVDVADIVLVKNDLRKIDYALAISKRTVLNMNENIAIALLTVLLLFVGLFAGYVEMASGMFIHEFSILVVILNGMRLIKNHSKLDNRQVSKKKKDLEFNM; via the coding sequence ATGATTAAAGTGCAACAGTTTTTTATCAAGTATCAAAGAATAATTTTAACAATTAATACAATCATGATATTACTGGCGGAAGCATTTAAATGGTTATTTCATATAAATATTGCTTATCAAATTTTAATGCTAGTTATAGGTATTATCGGATTAATTCCAATTTTAATGACTGCCATTTCATCACTGAAGGTTAAACTCGTATCAATTGATGTCCTAGTTTCATTAGCAGTAATAGGAGCAATCATTATTGGTGAATACAATGAAGCTGCAATTGTTACTTGGCTTTTTTCTTTAGGAGAAGTACTAGAAGAGCTTACTCTTAAGAAAACGCGAAAAGCTGTGGCAGACTTAACTAAAATGGCACCACAAACTGCATTAGTTTTACAAGACGATGGTACTACTGAAGAAGAGGATGTAGATTTTGTTGATCCTGGTGAAAAGATTTTAATCAAAACTGGGGATCAAGTTCCAGTAGACGGCAAAATTGTATCAGGATCAGGCTACTTAAATGAAGCTAACGTTAATGGTGAATCAAAACCTGCTAATAAAAAGAAGGGCGATTCAGTTTATGCTGGAACAATCTTAGACGATGGTACTCTAACCGTTGAAACTACAGCTGCAGGAGAGGATACAACTTTTGGCAAAATTATTGAAATGGTAGAAGAAGCGCAGGATTCCAAATCTCACACGGAGAAATTAATTAATCATTTTGCCCAATATTACACTCCAGCAGTGTTAGTTATTGCTATTGTCGTTGGCTTAATCACTAAAAACTTTAAACTTGCTATTACCGTGATGGTCCTTGGCTGTCCTGGTGCATTGGTAATTGGTGTACCGGTTTCAACGGTTGCCGGTATCGGAAATGGTGCCAAGAATGGTGTCATGTTTAAAGGATCTCAAGTAATGGATGCAACACGTAAAGTTGATGAGATTGCCTTTGATAAAACTGGAACCTTAACAGTGGGTTATCCCGAAGTCAATGAAATTCATATTCTAAATGGTGATAGAAATGAAATTATTAATTTAGCTGTAAGTATTGAAGCTCGAAGTAATCACCCGTTAGCAAAAGCAATTGCTAAATTAAGTGATGAAAAAATAAATCATATTACTACTAATACAATTAAAGGGAAAGGAATTTCTGCTACTTTAGAAAATGATAAATACTATTTAGGTAATTTAGCATTAATTGAAGAGCATACTTTTGTTAATGCCAAACTAACTAAAGTAGTTAATAAATTAGGCAACTTAGGTAACTCTATTGTTATTTTTTCTAATACTGATCAAAGTATGTTAGCAGCCTTTGGCATTAAGGACCGACTTCGACCAGAATCTAAGGCTGCATTGCTTAAATTAAAACAACTTGGGATTAAAAAACTAGTGATGCTCTCAGGCGATAATCAAGAAACAGCAAAACAAATTGCAGCAGAGTTGCCAATTGATGAAGTACATGGACAAATGTTACCTGCAGATAAAGCACAATTTGTTAAAAAAGAACAAGCAAATGGTCATCATATAGCTTTTATTGGCGATGGGGTCAATGATAGTCCTGCTCTAGCTAATGCTGACGTTGCTATTGCTATCGGAAGTGGTACCGATGTAGCAGTTGATGTGGCAGATATTGTTTTAGTGAAAAATGACTTACGCAAAATTGACTATGCTTTAGCAATTTCTAAGCGAACTGTCTTGAATATGAATGAAAACATTGCAATTGCATTATTAACCGTACTGCTATTGTTCGTTGGATTGTTTGCAGGTTATGTTGAAATGGCTAGTGGTATGTTTATTCATGAATTTAGTATTTTAGTCGTTATCTTAAATGGAATGCGCTTAATTAAAAATCATTCAAAACTTGATAACCGTCAAGTTTCTAAGAAGAAAAAAGATTTAGAATTTAATATGTAA